The nucleotide sequence AATCGACCGAACCGGGCGATGGTCGCCCGCTGTGAACTGGATATGCGCTGTGCCCTGAACGGGGCGGAGGAAGAGCTGCTCTACGACCCGCAAACCTCTGGCGGGCTGCTGCTGGCTCTGCCGGCGTCCCAGGCGGATGAACTGCTGGCGGAGCTGCATGCCGGCGGTGTCAAGGCCGCCCGACTGATCGGCGAAGTTGTGTCCGGAGCGGTCGGCATCGAAGTCGTCTGACGGCAAGCCCTTTTTTTGGGTCGTTGCAATCAGTTTTGTCTATGTTGTGATTTATCAGAATAGGGATTGTCGATTTCTGCCGGCTGCGATGCCGTTGCGGAGCAAACGGATGCGACGATGAACATGCATCTGCTGGTTGGGACGTTGGGGCTGGTGAGCGGCTTTCTTTCGGGGTTGCTCGGCATCGGCGGCGGCATCGTCATGGCGCCGCTGCTGCTCTATGTGCCGCCGTGGCTGGGGTTGCCCGCTTTTTCGATGCGGGAGGTGGCCGGCCTGACCATCATCCAGGGGCTGACAGCCTGCCTTTCCGGAGTGCTGGTCCACCGCAAGTTCCATTTTGTCTCCGGCCGTCTCGCCGCCTGGATGGGCTCGACTATTTTTGTCGCCGCCCTGACTGGTGGCGCCGCTGCTGACCGGATCGCCAACCAGCTGCTGTTGGCGGTCTTTGCCATTCTGGCTCTGGCGGCCGCCGTCCTGATCCTTGTCCCCACGGCCGAAGACAGTGAACGGCCGAACGTCGAGCAGGTCACTTTCAGCCGCCTGCGGGCCGTTACCATTGCCGGCGGCGTCGGTTTTCTGGGGGGGCTGGTCGGTCAGGGCGGCTCTTTCATTCTCATACCGCTGATGACCTCGTTTCTGCAGATACCGACGCGGATCGCCATCGGCAGCAATCTGGCGATCATACTTCTCTCTTCTCTGGCGGCCTTTCTCGGCAAGGCGCTGACCGGGCAGATCCTCTGGTCGCTGGTGCCGGCGCTGGTTCTGGCGGTCGTTCCGGCGACGTTTGCCGGCGGGCAGCTCAGCCGCCGGCTGCCGGTGGGCAAACTGCGTCTGCTGCTGGCGGTGTGCATTGCCGTTGCCGCCATCAGGATCAGCCTGTCCGCCCTGACCTTCTGTCTGGAATGATCCCGGTTTCCATCGTTGCTGGCGGAGGGGGGTAACTAGGCAGATGGGAAAAAGTCGCCCGCCTGGCGGTCTCCCTGACCGCCTCTCTGTTCGGGCAGCGGATTCTCTGGGGCCCTTTCCTCACTGGCACCCCTTGTGCAGTCTCCCTTGCTTGAGATCCACGCAAGGGAGGTTGCGCCATGAAGGTTCTGCTGGTTGCCGACGACGAACCCCTGGTCCGGCACCAGGTGCTCGAATCGGTCGCAAGCTATGGGTTTGACAGGATTATCGAGGCCGAAAACGGGGTGCAGGCCCTGTCTCTGGCCCTGACGGAAAAGCCGCTTCTGGCCATTCTCGATGTCTCCATGCCGGGCATGGACGGTGTCAGTGTTGCCGAAAAATTAAGCAAGGAGCGGCCCATGCCGCTTCTGTTGTTGACCGCGACCCGCGATGCCGAAACCTTCGCCCGGGCCCGCGAGGCCGGGGTGCAGCATTACCTGCTCAAGCCCTTCGATCCTGATCAGCTGCGCGTCACCCTGGAGCTGGCGATTCACCAGTTCATGGAGCTGCACCAGCTGCGCGAGGAGAACGACCGCCTGAAGGAGACCCTGGAGACCCGCAAGCAGATCGACCGCGCCAAAAGGGTGCTCATGGGCCGGGGGCTGAGCGAGCCGGAGGCCTATCGCCGGATGCAGAAGCTGGCCATGGACCGGCGCAAGAGCCTGCGCCAAGTGGCCGAGGCGATCCTGCTGGTCGAGGGGTGATCCGGATTCATGGTGCAAGAGTCGAAACACGATCGTCTGCTCAAGGCCCACCTGGAGATCAGCCAGCACCTGACCGACGTCGCCAGCGGCGAGCTGCTGCAACGCATCCTTGAGCTGGCCCAGGGGGTGTTCGGCTTCGACAACGCCATCATCCGCCTGCTCGATGAACAGAGTGGCGAGCTGGTGACCGTCGCCTCCTTCGGTTACCCGGCCGAGGCCGAACGGCTGCGCATCTGCCTGGGCGAGGGGATCATGGGTCGGGTCGCTGCCCGCGGCGAGCCGATTCTTGTGGCCGATGTTCTCGACGAGCCCGGCTATCTCGGTGGCATCGAGGGGGCGCGCAGCGAGCTGGCGGTGCCGCTGGTGGCGCACGAGCGCGTCAT is from Geothermobacter ehrlichii and encodes:
- a CDS encoding ANTAR domain-containing response regulator; translation: MKVLLVADDEPLVRHQVLESVASYGFDRIIEAENGVQALSLALTEKPLLAILDVSMPGMDGVSVAEKLSKERPMPLLLLTATRDAETFARAREAGVQHYLLKPFDPDQLRVTLELAIHQFMELHQLREENDRLKETLETRKQIDRAKRVLMGRGLSEPEAYRRMQKLAMDRRKSLRQVAEAILLVEG
- a CDS encoding sulfite exporter TauE/SafE family protein, with amino-acid sequence MNMHLLVGTLGLVSGFLSGLLGIGGGIVMAPLLLYVPPWLGLPAFSMREVAGLTIIQGLTACLSGVLVHRKFHFVSGRLAAWMGSTIFVAALTGGAAADRIANQLLLAVFAILALAAAVLILVPTAEDSERPNVEQVTFSRLRAVTIAGGVGFLGGLVGQGGSFILIPLMTSFLQIPTRIAIGSNLAIILLSSLAAFLGKALTGQILWSLVPALVLAVVPATFAGGQLSRRLPVGKLRLLLAVCIAVAAIRISLSALTFCLE